GTTCCAGGGAAACACTTGTGTTGAAAACTGGACGCAGAATGCTAGAAGACGACTGAAGGAGGAAAGATTCCAAACTTGTCAGCATCTCTTGGAGCAGACCCTTAGGTAGAGGGAGAAGACTGCGGGAAAGGGTGGTGTCAGTGGCAAGACGTTCCTCTCCCTGCTCTCGTCAGACGCGGCCACGCCTGTTCCTTCGGTCCTTCCCACCTATCAGCTCTGATGAATTCCAGGCTCTCTTCCAAATACTGGAATAAGGtagaaaaagattaaataaagCGGTTCCGGCGAGAGCGAGCTTCCCTCCCCGGGATGGGGCTGCAGAGCCCGGCTCGCTCCGTGCCAGGCTCCGCCTGGGGGACGCTGATTGGCCCGCGTCGTGTGACGTCACGAGAGGGTTTTTAATGCTCAACCTGACCGGCGGCGCCGCGAAGTCCGCTGTGGATGGAACGCGGCGTGCGGGGCTCCGGTCGGCGTCGCTGGCGGGGAGTGCGGCTGACTGAAGGTAAAGGGGGGTGTCCCGGCGGTGCAGGGCCGCCGGCTTGCGGGGTTTGGGGGAGCCGGTGGCCGCCAcgggaggaaggcaggcaggacagTCGCGGGACCGTGGGGATGGCGGTCACAGCTCCCGAGGGCGTGTCGGCGGTGTGGCTTTGCGGAGGGCGTGTGGGAGCCGGACAGGATCGGGGCTCGCTCTTCGGGCACACTGCCCTGCCGCCTCCCTCCTGCGAGGATTCTCCTCCCGGGAACGGAGGTCATAGCGTCTGCTTCCACTCCTCAAGCTGGGAGAGGCGCAGCAAAACGACCTTCCGCGGGATCTAGCCCGCAGGATCCCGCACCCTGGAGGATCACAGCCCCTGAGGGTTTCTCTGGCCTGGGGCCTCTCCTAGGGCCCCTTGGGCAGGAGGACGCCTGTGTTACACctgtagctctttttttttttttttttttttggttaagaaagggggaagaaggaagacccgtgagatggttcagcggttagaAACGCCTGCCCTAAAGCCTGAGGACCCTATtaaatccctgagacccacacacTCAGTTGTCCTGACTCCCACACTCAAGCTGTGTGTGGCTTACACATgcacaaaatcattttttttaaattgttttaaaaaggcaCCTAACAgccttttttaataaaaggaatttTTAGAAGGGTGGGATGTTGATTTAGGAAAGGATCCAGAAGCGTCAAATTGATGTTTATTCTAaacggttcttttttttttcctctcttgacTTTTCCTTGTTTAGATAACCCAGTTTGTGCTACCTGCCGTTtcaaggcctcctcctcctcctggcctcTACTGGAGCCCCAGACCTGCTCCTTAGGTCCACCCTGCACCCTAGCTCGCCATGGGGAACCACTTGACCGACATGGCACCCACGGCCTCATCCTTTTTACCCCACTTCCAGGCCCTACATGTTGTGGTCATTGGGTTGGACTCAGCTGGGAAAACTTCCCTTCTTTACCGCCTCAAGTTCAAGGAGTTTGTCCAGAGTGTCCCCACCAAGGGCTTCAACACTGAGAAGATCCGCGTGCCCTTGGGGGGGTCCCGTGGAATCACTTTCCAGGTGTGGGATGTTGGGGGTCAGGAGAAGCTGCGGCCGCTGTGGCGCTCCTACACCCGCCGGACCGATGGACTGGTGTTTGTGGTGGACTCTGCCGAGACCGAAAGGTTAGAGGAGGCCAAGGTGGAGCTCCACCGGATCAGCAAGGCCTCAGACAACCAGGGGGTGCCCGTGCTCGTGCTGGCCAACAAGCAGGACCAGCCGGGGGCGCTGAGTGCGGCGGAGGTGGAGAAAAGGCTGGCGGTCCGAGAGCTGGCGGCCGCCACGCTCACCCATGTGCAGGGCTGCAGTGCTGTGGACGGGCTGGGTCTGCAGCCAGGGCTGGAGCGTCTGTATGAGATGATTCTGAAGAGGAAGAAAGCGCCTCGGGCGAGCAAGAAGAGACGGTGACACGAGACTGCCCCTACCCTACCTACTAGGGGTCAGTACAGATGATAGGCAGGGCCTGTGACCTCTGAGCCAGCCTGGGTGCTGGACCTGTCCACCTCAAAGGACTGAAGGAGCATGGGGAGGGGGTCCTGATTCGGTGCcgcgtgggggaggggagatgaagTGTCTTCTCTGCTCCTCACCTCTAGAGGGTAGAGGCTGCAAGAGCTGAGACGTAAATGTAAATGCTGACTCTACCTCGACCCTGGTTCTCCGTGTCCTTCCCTGGCCTTTTATTTggatgtgtatttttattttttttgcagggGGAGGGTGCACAGAGAGTTGCCCAGAGAATGCATTTGGGATGAATGGAGAACACCTCCTCTCGCCCCACAGTTGGGGGAGGGGTCTCCTCAGCTGCTCTTCTAGTCTTTATGTGTCTGTGAAAGTGccaagaacccccccccccgtttGTAGATCCCCATCCCTTTTTATAAGCTTGTGTGTCCTCTATATTACTGTTTTTTAGCATTTGCCTATAAGTTATTAAAGTTGGATGATTCTAGCTCATGTTTTGATCTGGCCATTTCTTCTCACTTATGTAGCCCCGTGGAGAGTTGGGGATGTGCCTGGAGCGTAGGGGGAGGGGGACCCGCTTCTCCTGAACTGACAAATTAAGACTGTGTACTTATGGGGTGGCCAGTACAAATTCTGCAGGTAATTGAAAACCCCTAAAGCTGTTGTTGCCTAGTTTTAGGGGTCATGGCTCCTTTCTGATGTCTCACCTCCTCTGGTCCTTGCTTCTGAGACCAGCTGCTCCTAGGTCTTCACTTGTGGAAAGTCTGTCTGCTCTTAGGTCTATCAGTACCCAAGCCCTTGAGGTATTCTGACATCACTGCTGCCCTAGAACTCCCGTTGGTCTGatttctctccccccacccccacccccactcccaccccccacccccttggaGGATGTGGTAGGAATGGAAAGTAATTCCTGGCCTTAAGCCACCTCCAAGAGCTCAATCCTGCTGACTGCAGTTCTCTGGCAGCAGCTGGTGTTGGGAGACCTGCATTGGCCTGGTGACTAAGCCTGagtcttcagcaatgggaacaGCTCTTCTCCCCAGAGGGGACGGCCGTCATAATCTACCCCACTCCCAACCTGTGAGACGAGATGGGGAAAACACCATCTGCACACGTTCCTGGAACAGGCGCAGGCCGAGGGTGGTGAGGTCTACACCTGCAGTCTACACCAGCCTCTGgagagtagaggcaggagggtcaggaatcCAAGGCTAGTCTGGGTGAcgtgagagaccctgccccccACACAATAGGTGGTAAGATAACACGTTAAGGTTGCCAGGTCGCCGAGATCCTGCTTAGGCTTCCAGGGGCCCCGCCCCCTGCAGGAAGGCCAGCTGTGTCTGAGCAGAACAATAAGATTCTCCTAATCTTGCTGGCTGGGAGTCCCGAGGAAGCCAAGGACTGTCTTTTCCAGCCCCCAGTCCCACCCACAGCCCTGGTGCAAACAGGGGATCCTTAGAACTGCTTGACAACCCTGCCCCGGGATCTGATAAAaggcgggggggtggggtggggtgtctctCTCGGCAGCTCTCTCTGGGGGAGGCTGCTTTTCCAAAAGCTGAAGCTTGCTGCAGAGTCTAGGCCCATCTAGATTTGTCCTTCAGCTTCCTCCAGGCCCTTgacaggatgggggtgggggtgagcgaGCATTGATCCGGAAGGCTGCCCAAGTGTGCGTCAGTGTGAGGGACTCTGCTTGACGGAGCTGCTGGGCTGGTTCTGCCAGGAACGTGTGCTACCTGACCTCTGTGACACACCTGATTGATGGCTTTCAGTCCTTTGGACCGGAGTCCTGCAGCTTGGGGACAGTCCCAGGCTGGGAAGGACAGGGGCTGGAAGAGCGCTTGCCCTGGGAgatctttcctccccaccccaattCTGCTTTCATCTAAAATCTTCAAtgacacttttttatttatttatttatttatttttttttttttaagcatctaGTCACCTCTAGGATTAAGGTCTTTAGATCTGGGGAAAGATGTTCAGGGATGTGTTCCCTGCTCTGTCTCTCCAAGGGGCTTCTGAGGCGCCGGCTCTTACTGACTCAGCTAAACACCAGTCCTTCTTAGCTCTTTAGAACCAGAACCTTCTCGTTTTACGTTCTAGCCATGGGGCAGGTCAGGGATCATGGTCCACAGGAGGCCGGTAACTGTTCCAGGCCCCAGACCCCTTGGACTTCACTGTTCAGCTGGCCgtggtggaggagggaaggaaggctggcaGAGGAGAGCTGGAAAAGCCAGTTGCTTTGACAGCATGGTGGAGAGAAGAGAGCCCTGGGCAATTCTTAGTCAAAAACCACACTGTGTAGCGGGGCCTTGGGGGACATTGGGAGCTTTGGAATAATCCCGCCTTGACCCATCCATAGGACTGGAGAGCTGCCTTCCTGTCTTCTGGACAGGGAGACGGGGTTTcccactctccagccctgcctggggGTTCTGAATTTTGGACACTGGGCCAATGGGGTGGACAAGGACTGGAGGCAGGTTGTTTCTCCTTTGTTCTTGTTCTGGAATGGATACTTTTCTCTCGCTGAGGGGAGGGTCCCTGGAGCAGGAGTGGCGGCTGGAACTGGATACCTGTACAGCGAAGTTGGAAGGAGACCTGTCGGCCCAGGGCCCGGCTCCCTTCTGATTCAGCCTTCCCCTCACTGGCCACCCTCTTTTCTTGCCTAAGTCTGAACGCACAATCCAAAGGGAGGGCATTTTCCTCACAAACCTTCCCTCCTTGGAGCCACTCGTTCTGGGGGCAGAGATGGTAGTGGACTCCATTCCACTGCCCTCTTCAGTCCTGCGGTACTGCACATGCGCTCAAGGAAATGAGGGAGCCCCTAAGGATCAGAGTGGGCAGGGGTCTGACCACAGGACACACAGCCACATTCGCATCCTTGCTCCCAGGCGAACAAGTTGCCATCACTGAGCTTTCgactcccaccctccctccatctttcctgttctctctccttgATTAGATTAAGGCCCAGCTTTTGGCGTCTCCCCTCACTCCCTTCCTGGGGAGAGGAAGGTCTTATCTCCTAACCTAAGGAGGAGCTCTTGCTTCAAATCCGGCCAGAAAGTCCACACCCTCCTTTCATACTATGTAACAatagcctttcttttcttttcttcttctccttctccatcttcttcttcttcttttctttgtttgtttgtttgtttggtatttggaaacaaagtttctctgtgtagccctggctgtcctggaacttactctgtagaccaggctgacctcgaactcacagagatccaccagcttctgcctcccaagtgctgggattaaaggtgtgcgccacgacCTCTGTCTGGCTCatcagtcttttctttctttctttctttcttccttccttccttccttccttccttccttccttccttccttccttccttccttccttccttccttccttcctttctttctttctttctttctttctttctttctttctttctttctttctttctttctttctttttaaataatttgtttttgttttatgtgcattggtgttttgcctgcatgtacgtctgtgtgagggtgtcagatcctctggaactggagttacagacagttgtgagctgccatgggggtgctgggaatggaacctggggcctctggaagatcagccagtgcttaaccactgagccatctctccagcccctcctcagtCTTTCTTTCCTAAGGCAGACATCTCCCAGAGGGCCTGACTCAGCCCAACACAAAAGCATAAACTAAGCAGTCTGTGCAATTTTTGCAAACTCAGGTGGCGGTTCTCCGGCTTGAAAATTGGTAGATGGCAACATTGTATCACCGTATGAGAAAGTCTGGCAAAGGCTGGGCTTGGTAGCACAGGCCTCTTCCTGGCTCTTGGGAGGagtcagagtcaggcagatcactgtgaatttgaggtcagccagggctggtgacaccttgtctttaaaaaaaaaaaaaagttaggccTCCTTGCAAAGCATGGCCTATTGTCCATCAGGGGCCTGTTTTGAAGGGGGTCTAGTGGACGATTAGAAAGGGAAAATCAGAGGAGAGGAGTCTTCAAAGTCCCATTCCCAAGTTCCCCCTTATCTCCACATTCCCTCCTCCCTACCTTGACCCAGTACATGCCTTGGAAGGAGCAGGCCGCACTACATTTCCAAGGGCATTTACTGCTGAGCAGTCTGGGTGGAATCATGAGATCTCCTCCCCTGGTTgagccagaaggaaaaaaatctttccttaaAAGTGTtgtcagccgggtggtggtggtacatacctttaatcccagcactcgggaggcagaggcaggaggatctctgtgagtttaaggccagcctagtctacagactgagttccaggacaggcttcaaagctacacagacaaaccttgtcttgggggaaaaaaagtgttTAGCCAGTGATGCCGGTATtcggaaggttgaggcaggaagattgtataGAGTTCCATGCCAAACTCTGCTACAGAGTGTGAGgagcccatctcaaaacaaagaaatactggGTTGGAGCTTGGGGATCTCCTACCAGTTACATTTCTTCTAAATACTGTTAAAAACTGtcactggctggctgggtggggtGGTGCATACTTCTGATCCCCAgatcttgggagactgaggcaggaagacctctgtGAGATCCCAGGGGGAACTGTTCCACATAGACTTACAGGCCCTCCGACataaagaaactttgtctcaacaaacaaacaaccattcTGGGACAAGGgagcaggaaagatggctcagtcattaggagaactggttactcttccagagatcctgggttcaagtctcagcaggcacatggtagttcacaaatGTCCTTCCCTCCATCACCCGGGCACCAGGGACCCATGCCGtacgaacacatacacacaggagcaAAGTAAGAAAAAACTTTTACTGACCATTCTCCATGGCAAAGGTGATATAGATCTTTactatgaaagaaatctaaacttAGAAAATGCCTTGTCTGGtgtcacattcctttaatcccagcactcaggaggcagaggcaggcagatctctgagttcaaggccagctgggtctatagagcgagtcccaggacaaccagggctacaaagagaaaacctgtctcggaaaaccaaaaaaaaagaaagtagagagaAACAACCTAATCTAAACTTGAGCTAAGCCTTACGAACAAGTTTTGAATCTATTCTTCCAAGTGTTTTTCTTTGCATAAGGATAAAAAGATATGTCTCTCCAACCACACACAGGGTTATGTAAGGTGTCCTGTTCAGTTttgcttttttcatttatatcttGGACATGATTCATTGCTGACACCtgtgatttttctcattctttctgaTGACTACATGAAATTTCATTATGTGAATGTATCATCATTTTATTAACGAGCTTATATTGAATTGAGTGTGTGAATGAACCATGAACCTCCcttgtgtatttgtgtacacTTGGGGAAACTTCCTTGTGTCTAAGGGTGCTCTGTGGGTGGGTAAGATGACCTAGTAGGCTAAGTCCTCTGCTGCCAAGCCGGACCACTAGGGTTTGACCCCctgcatgatggaaggagagcacTGACCCCTGAtacttgtcctctgaccctgaaagttgttttgatttccaCACTTGCACCAtggcacactcacacagacacacacacacatgcacacaaaataaggttttttttttttttttaaatgtagtagaTTTGGGAGTAGTGGCATATCCCTTTAATCGTAatgtgtgcatctctgtgagttcaagcccagcctggtctatgtagtgagttctaggccactaaggctgcacagtgagatcctgtctcgaaaagcaaaacaaacaaaaaacgaatacaatttttttaaagggggtatatgtggccaggcatggtggcacacgtcttttagcccagtcccagtgggaagcagaggcagaggagtacaaggctagcctgggctacatagctttttctgtttttaaaggtgCATTGAGGATATGTATTTAAGGCTTTGCCAGAgtttgagggagggagagagaagtttAAAGTTTATCCAATTCCACCCTCCAACGCTGATCTCCAGGCCTCTGGGGACTGATTGTACAGAGTGTCTTTCCTTGGAGAGGGCAGAAATACACCGAGTAACTGGGTAGAGGATTCACTTGGGTGGGGAGTAGAGCTCAGTCTCACCACCACTGCCGGCTGCCTGGCTGGTGGCGGAGGCTGGCAGATGGTGAGGGCTCCCCAGcacccggcggcggcggcggcggcggcggcggcttgtCACAAACGTCAGGCAAAGTAGGCGAAGCAAGCCCTGAAATAAATCCTGGGGTGGAGGGGACTTGGCTCCGGGAGGGAGGCTGAGACCAGAAATGCTTGCTCAGAACCGAGCAGGGAGGAAGTCTCCAGCCCTAAAGAGGACAGAGGAGGTTCTGGAACATGCCTTCCGCCCCCACCCCCTCGCCTGCGCCCCTGAGTGACCCCCGCCTAACCCTTACAGTGGGGATTCCCACTAAATGCCATAGTTGAAGGACCCTGATTGATGGCTCTGATTGCTAGAGCGCTCTGGACTGTTTGGGGCCTGGCCATTCTGGTTCCCTCAGACCTCTCGGTTAATTCTGGCATACCTCCCCACTACCCCTTCGTGGAGTGGGGTGGGAAGGCGGGAGGCTAATCTCCTTCGTACCCTGCAAGCCCTTCCTGGTTAATCTAGTAGAAAGGTCCTTAGAGGATGGGAAAGGTTACAGCTGCTTTTAAAGTGTGTTGAAAGTGGGGTGTCTTGTCTCCCTCATCCTGCTAGAAGTCAGAAGGCACACAAACTTAGCCCAAAATAAGGTCATTTCACAGGGTgataagaggagggagagggagggagagagtgttaCTTCCATTTCCTATTGGTAATCATAAAATGAACCAGGAGCTGGTAGGTGTGGGTCAATGTTGAGAGTGTTTGCCAAGCatccatgaggccctgggttcaattcccagtagcacaaaaacaaaacaaaacaacagcaaggaAAGCTCCTGCCtgataatgagttccaggtcagtcagagtCCTACTGtgtgaggctgtctcaaaaaataactaCTCTTGCCTACCCCTGGCCTAAGCTGAGCttgctggtgcatgcctgtagtcccagcactggagaggctggaggagaagGATCAGGAAAACAAGGCTatgttgaaacaccatgaccaaaatcaacttggggttggggaggaaagggtttgtttggcttacacttccatgtcactggtcatcactggaggaagtcaggaacACAAGACAAGCAGGGTGCGAAcctgggcaggagctgatgcagaggccgtggaggggtgctgcttactggcttgctccacatagcttgctcagcctgcctttttctttttcttttctttcttttcttttcttttctttcttttctttctttctttctttctttctttctttctttctttctttctttctttctttttattgttgttgttgttttggggttttttgtttttgtttttgtttttggaaacagaccttctctgtgtaactgccctggctgtcttggaactcaatttgtggaccaggctggcctcaaactcagagatctgcctatctctgcctcctgagtgctgggattaaaggcatgtgccaccatgcctggcttccaccCTGGCATCACccgcaatgggctgggccctcccatatcaatcactaattaagaaaatgctcctcgGGCTTGTCTACGgcccattttctcaattgaggttccctcctctcaggtgaatacagcttgtgtcaagttgatgggaCTTGTTGACCGGCCAACACACCATCCAAGGCCTTCCTTTATAGATTTAGATGTAGGATGGGTAAACCTAGGAGGGGAAATAACCTGGCCATGATCGCagttagttcaaggtcatcttaccCTTCAGTTACTTTGTGGGTTACTCCTGGGATATAGTCTGGTCAGACTGGGGACTGTTCTCCCCCATCAGGCTCAGGGAACTCGGGAAAGCACAAAGTGCTTCTGCTCTAGAGTGGAACACAGTGAGTGActttataaaaacacaaaccaaggctggagagatggctcagtggttaagagcacctagtCTGTTCACTGCTCTGTTCCCAAGCAATACCTATCTCTGGGACACTGGGTGTCCCcaaaggctggagggtggggtagGAAGTGGTTTTAGTTTATAAATGTTGACATTCTCCAGGAAGGACAGCCAGCAGGTAAGATTGGAGACCTTATCCTggaagacttcctggaggaggagaggcAAGGAAAATAACTCTGAGCCAGAACAAAGCATCCTGATTCAGGAGAGATTCTGACCAAGGAGCATCCTGATTAAGGAGGGACTCTGAGCACAAAGCATCTCCATTAGGGAGGGACTCTTAGCACTGGCCTAGAACTGTCCTGGCCCTGCCAGTCACTCAGGAGGAAAGGCCTGAGTCTGGAGGGTATAAACCCAGTTTCGTTCCTCCCTTCCCTGTAATTACCTGACCTAGGACACTCCCCAGAGACTGTccaccactcccctcccccagctcttcccACTGTCACCTGGGGACATTCGAGTTCTGTGAGATGCCGGAGATGGCCCATTATTGGGCCAACAAGACGGCACTGTAGGTAAAGGTGGCTGCTGAGCTCAGTCCccgagacccacatggtgggaggagggatctgacctccacatgcgtcctgatacacacacacacacacacacacacacacacacacacacacacactcaatgaaatataatttaaaatttgaaaatgtttttttaattagtttcatttgttggtggtgcacacttgtaatcccagcacccaggaggtagaggtggaAGGATCAAGGttgttgctggagagatggttcagtggttaagagcattaactgctcttccagaagacccaggtttggtcctCGGCACCCATATggaagttcacaaccatctataactccagttccagggatatcagaccccctcttctggccttcttg
This Peromyscus maniculatus bairdii isolate BWxNUB_F1_BW_parent chromosome 8, HU_Pman_BW_mat_3.1, whole genome shotgun sequence DNA region includes the following protein-coding sequences:
- the Arl4d gene encoding ADP-ribosylation factor-like protein 4D, whose protein sequence is MGNHLTDMAPTASSFLPHFQALHVVVIGLDSAGKTSLLYRLKFKEFVQSVPTKGFNTEKIRVPLGGSRGITFQVWDVGGQEKLRPLWRSYTRRTDGLVFVVDSAETERLEEAKVELHRISKASDNQGVPVLVLANKQDQPGALSAAEVEKRLAVRELAAATLTHVQGCSAVDGLGLQPGLERLYEMILKRKKAPRASKKRR